The following is a genomic window from Candidatus Bathyarchaeota archaeon.
AATGCACAACCTCAGGCTTAAAGTCTTTCAAAACAGCTTTCAAGCCACATATAGTAAGAGGTGTATCAAATATGTCTATGAGTTGCGGTAGCCTATAGACCAATATTTCTTCTTCGATGCTTTTACCTTTTCTTTCCAGCTTCCTAGCGTCTTCGCCCAGCATGATTTCCACGGTTTTTCCCTTCCTAGAAGATGTCATCACGGCTACGTCATTTCCGTGTTGTGATTGTGACAGCGCAATGTAAGTCTCTGCGTATCCTAGTTCAGGTTGAAAATATTGTACTACATGTAGAATCCTCGTACATCACGCCCTCCTACATCTTCGATGGTTCTGCTTCCAATCGTTTTATCAGATTATGTACTGTCAATATATCGCCACCACATTCTCTAGTTAATTCTATTAGTTCTACAAGACGATTGAGCTTTATTCTTGCACGAGATTTGGCTCTGTTACTTCCCTCAAAAAGTTCCCAAGGATGAAAGATTGTAACAATTATCCTAACCATCTCCTTTGAAGAAGAACCGCGCAGTTCATTCAAGAATGTTCTAAATCGATTTTCTTCTATTCCTAAAATTGGTAGATAAGGGCTAGATAGCGGAGACTTTCTTGGCATAGGGTAAACCGTTATGGGAACCTGCCATACGGGTGCTGCCCCCAACCTGCTTAAATCATCAAAAGAAGAATGATAAGGAGTGGAGGAAAAGCCATATGCGATGTTGTATAAAGAGCTATCTGCCGTTATGCCATATTTGTGCATAATCGTTAACCATCTTCCTTCTAGAGCAAGGAATGGTGCTCTAAACGATCTTACATCTTCTCCTGAAAATTGTTTTATCAATAGAATGCTCTTCCTTAGACTCCTCTCCACTTCAGACTTGGAAAACCAATTCCCTTTGGGCCAAAATCTTGTATAGCTCTCATGCGAAAATCCATGTGATCCGATTTCGCTGTCATGGCATAGAAGATTTTTCACTTTTTTGCTAAGAATCTTGCAAAAAACACCCTCCAGAAAATATGTTGCTGGACAAGCTAACTTGTTCATCACACTTACGGTTTCTTCCAATCCGGCTAACGCGCAATCAATTTCATCGTGCCTGATGAGATTGCGCCAAGTCGCGAGTTTCATTTGACGCGGAGGAGGCAGCTCCACGTCAAAAGTTGGAACCAACAAAATTCTTGGGCAATCTGCATGAAGACGTTTGAAAGTAATGGGGGGTTCTCCAACCGGTAGTTTTCTAATACTGAAAAGAATGTTTGATATCGGGATTCTAAGAATAAGTGGTAACATATTTGTCTGATTAGAAGGAATATAGTAAATATCCTATTAACAGACCAAAGACCTGCAAAAGCTTTGCAGAAACAAATCCAGGAAGATACCTTGCATAACGCGGATGTTTTTGAAATGATAATAAGTATAGAAGGAATACTTTTGTATAACTCTCTGATACGAATCGCGATTTTCTCGTAAAGTTTCTCAAATTCTTACCATAGTTGTACTTCTTTAGGAATTCTTTTCGAATTGATTCTGAGGTGTGATGCACAATTACGTTCTTAGCTCTAGCCACAGCATAGTTTTTTTGATTAATCTTCTCTCCGAAAACCACATCTTCGCCTATAACTAGCTCTGGGTCAAATCCTCCGATATCTTCAAATACGGAAGATCTGCAAAAGCGTATTGGAGAGTTAGGCAGATTAACCCTGTTTTTAAGTGAATAATAAGCAATTATATCGCCAAGAATTCTGCTTTTTGCAATATAGCTATTGCCTGTATCGAAAGTTGTTACATAGATAGCATCAATTTTTTCTGAAGAACAAAGACTAACGCATTCTTGAATCAACTCAGGAGTGGCAAATTCATCAGAATCAATAAACAGTAGAAATTGACCTGCTGCATATCTAGCGCCATAATTTCGTTGAGCAGAACGCCCGCCACCCTTGAGCAATATTCTAACTCCTCTGTGTCGCTTTACAATTTCTAAAGTGTCGTCAGTGCTAAATCGATCAATTACTATAATTTCGATATTCTTATATGATTGATTAAGGATTGAGCAAATACAATCTTCGATATATTCCTGTGAATCCCAAGTGGGTATAATTACTGAAACCTGTGCTATCGTGCCCAAAGCCAAGGATAGCTTTTCACAATTTTCATCGCTATCTTTCTTTGTGCAGCCCATCAGTTTCACCTCGTGGAATGGGGATATAATTGTGTACGTTCAAGAATACTCTTCAACTCCAGTCCTATTACATTTATTGTTACATATCTTTCCACATTCTTTCTGCCTTTTCGACCCATCTCTCTAGCTTTTTCATGGTTCTCCTTCAACAGAAAAATTGCTTCGGCGAGTTTTTTATAGTTCCCTGGCTTAACTACTATCCCCGAGTTTGTCTCTTTTACGTATTCTGTTGGTTGCCCTTCCGCACAGCATATTATCGGCTTACCTACTGCTTGATATTCGTAAAGTTTTGATGATATCCCGAGGTATGGTTTTCCAAGATCTCTCAGCGGTAAGATCAGCGTATCGGCTTTACTTAGTAACTCAGCTACCTCACTTCTGCTGAGAGTTTTTTTCATCAGTCTCACGTTCTTTAAGCTCAGCTCCATGATCGCGGATTCTATGTAGCTTGCAAGTTCTCCTTTTCCTTGAAGCATAAACTTCGACTTGATGCCCTCTTCTAGCAAGCCCCTTAGTAACTTTATATATCACATTAGTAATGCCGTCAGCCACCCCAAGTGAAGGTGGGTAAATATATGCAACATGAAGTATTCTCAATGGCTATCTACTTGCTCGTCGTTCCCACAGCGACAATAGTGGAGTTTAGATATCTGACACCAGGGACTATTTCGAGAAAACTCTCAAGCAAATATATCACTTTGACTAAGGATGGATGGAGTTTTATCCCTGCAATCTTGAGAAGCCGTGCAACAGGGAAAGCAAAGAAGAACAACCCAACATATCTTCTAACAGCAAAATCGGCTAGACTCAGCATTTTCCGTAAAGATTCCGGTGTGAATTGCTTTTCCCCTTTTGTATGTGCTTCCATTGGGAATAATTTCCTCCCAACCGCTGACAGAGGATTAAGCAAATTAGGTTCCATGAACATGAACTCTGAGTTGTTAACCAATACTCTTTTCAGACTGCTCCACACTTGTCCAATATCGCTAAAGTGATGCAAAATAGATATTCCAATTATGCAATCAAAAACTGCGTCTCTAAATGGCAGTTTTGCTCCGTCGCACACGATGAATTCTGCTCTAGGGCATACAAGTTTAGCGTTTCTTGCCATGTTCGCACTTATATCTACCCCAACAATATCGAATCCCCATTTAAACAACAACAAAGAAAGCCACCCTCCACCACAGCCATAATCCAAGATCATACTTGGCCTAGCAGCCTCAATTTCAGATTTGATCAAATCAATTTCTCTGCGCCGGATAACGTTTGGAAAAACAGCGGCATCATAGCTTTCAGTTTCGCCAGTGACAGGCGAAACCTGAGCTCTGGCATATACATTGATTTCATCTTTCACGCTCATTGTTTTCTGACCATACTCAAGATCTTCTTCAACTCAAATCCAATCATCTTTATCGTCAAATAATTCTCTACATGCCTTTTTCCTCGTCTACCCATCTCCATCATTCGTCCAAGATCCCCCCTCAAAGAAACGACTACTTCAGCAAGCCTCTCATGGTCGCCCGGTCTGACTACTATCCCTGATTTCGTCTCTTCCACATAATCGGCTGGTTGCCCCTCCGCACAACATATTATCGGCTTTTCCACGCCTTGATACTCATAGAGCTTTGATGACATTCCGAGATAAGGCTCACCGAAATCTTTGAGAGGAAGGATCAAAGCATCAGCTAGACTTAGTAGCCCAGCCACTTCCTCTCTACTGAAAACCTTTTCAATTACCTTAACGTTCTTCAACTTCAGCTCCCCGATCTTTGATCTTACGGTGTCCGCAAGTTCACCTCTTCCTTGAAGAACAAACTCAACTCCATCATCCTTCTCTTGTACGATTTTGGCAGCTTTGAGGACTTGCTCGAAGTCATAGGCAACTGAGAAGGCCCCAGAATAAAGGACTCGGAACTTCTTCGCTCTACCTGCCCAGTGAGATGCGTTTGGCTTGAATACGGTCAGGTCTACGCCACCTCTTACCACATACATTTTTCTTCTTTCCACATGATATTTTTTGGAGATGTAGTCGACGTATCCTGGGCTTATTGGCGTGATGGCTTTTGCTTTCCCATACACCATTCTTGCGACAAGTTCAGCTGCCTTCGACAGCGTAGAACCTTCCTTCATGAACTCAAGGTCATACAAATCTTTCAGCAGCAGGTCATCCACATTTGAGGTTACAGGTTTTCTCTTCATTTTACCATAGACTAGTGCAGGAATCAAGGAGATTATGTCTGGATTTGCGGCCCATATTACATCGATTTTTCCTACGAATGGTAAAGCAAATAATGACGAAATCATAAACGACACAAATAGGATTATTCTTCTAGCTAGACCCGTCGATTCCAATGGTAGAATAAATGTTCTTACAACTCTCATTCTTCCAAAATGTTCCACTTTAATGGGAAGCCACCTGTACTTCTTAGGTATTTTGCCATGGGGATAATGTGGGAAAGCTGTTATTACGGTGACTCGGCATCCATTCAAAACAAGGCCTTTAGCTGCATTATATGCCCTTGTTGCAGCTCCTCCCAAATCCGGCGGGAAGTATTGCCCAATTATAAGCACATTCAAATCAATATCTCTTACATTTCAGCCGTTTTGATTTCACTCGCAATAGAACTGGGTTCCCGAATCTACCGTTTTAAAATCTTTTTCAGAAGCTTTGGCCTGTACTTATCTACGGCTTCATCAACTCGCTCCTTTGTAACTTCCAACTCGTCAAAAGTCCTCATCAACGAAGGAATCCTAGGAGCGTTATGCGAAAGACACCTCTTTAACGCTTCACCTCTGGAAAGTTGTCCTTCCCGAACAAGCTTGCTGTAATGTTCATCGAATTCCGTGAATCCAACTAGCCTATAATACAGATAATCAATCAGCGGATACATAGAGTCGTCTACCCTCCAAGTGGCTGTTGTATCAGACGCTCCTTCCCAACCTAATTCTCTGCGTACGGTTGACACGACTTCCTTTTCGTTCCAGTATATGTAGTCGTAGAAGCCTAATGGAGCAATTCCCTTTGGCTTAGAAATTGACTCAAAAAGGTAGACGTACATACCTTTCACATATTCCTTAAATACAGACCAGCGAAGATTACGCCAATTCCTTACATATTCGAGTCCAAGAAGGACTGACAACTTAACCTTGCCATACTTGGAATACATCCCCCGCTCGTCTGGGAAAACTCCCAAAAACCCCGTCTTGAAATGTTCTTGCTCAAAACAGCTATTACCTACATTGTTTCCTCCCAAAACCAAATGTATTCCGTTTTCCTTTGCATGTCTGTATATCCGAAGGTTCATCGTCTTATCACCAGCGTTCAACACAGGAACTATTGTGTTAATTGAAGGCTTCTTGAGCCACGCATGAAACTTTATCTTCGTGTTCTTCTTTGCTGTTTTAATCTGATTTTCATCTTTCAACCACACGTGATCCACATCCAACGCGCGTGTAGCTTTCTCTATGTTTCGATAACCTTCCGGTCTAATAGCGCCGCTATCAACTGTCAAAGCAAGAACCCTCATCTTGTATTTCTTGACTATTTGATGCAGAACGAAGGAACTGTCCCGTCCGCCGCTTATCGGAACAAGACAATCATATTTCTCTCCTGCGTTTCTGTACGCGTCTAAAACTGTGCATAATGCCTCTTCTCCATAAACCTCAACCGGCTCATAATCTAAGCAGTAGTTGCATACACCATCCTCGTCAAATTCTATTCCTGGAAACGTTTCAGGCAAAATACACTTTGTGCACCTTATCATATCACTGAAAGTCTCTTCGAAGCCCACTGGGTCAACCATCTGGATGCCAACTCCAAGGCTTTTCAATTCACACACCTCCCAATGTTATCCCAGTTCTCGCGGAACCAACCCAAAGTCTTCTCCAAACCATCACTAATTTTAGTTCTAGGCTCATAGCCCAGAATTTTTCTAGCCTTTTCTATAGAAGCTCTTCTTTTCACTACCTTGTCCCAGTTTCTTTTAGGTCCTAAAACTGTTCCAGCCTCGTTTCCCGTAAGCTCGTTAATCCAATTCGCTAAGTCGATTACTCTTGTCTCAGTTTCAGAGGCTAAGTTGATAGCTTCACCCGCCGCTTCATTAATCGTCCCCAACCTAAGCGTTCCATCAACAATATCATCAACAAAAGTGAAGTCTCTAGTCTCCTCACCAGTTCCTGTGATTGGCAAGACCTTCTTATTTAGAGCCAACCAAGTAAAATTAGGTATCACGTTCCTGTACCTGCCCGGCACCTCTCCAGGTCCATAAACATTGAAATACCGCGCGATTGCCACCGGAAGCCCATAATAGTTGTGGAAATAGTAGCAGTAGAGCTCTCCAAGCAATTTGTGAATCTGATATGGCGTGTCAAGATGAAGTGAAACAAAATCTTCCTTTAGCGGCAGCGGGGCTTGACTGCCATAAACTGAACAGCCAGAGGACGCAAACACAAATTTTTCTACGCCAACGAGATTTGAATATTGAAGCACCTTTAAAGTGCCTTGCCCGTTAACGAGCAAGTCTGTTTCAGGGTGATCCACAGAATTTTGATTTGCAAAATGGGCCGCTAGGTGAAAAACGTATTGTGGCTTCGCGGAAAAGGCATGTTTCAAATGTTCTTCGTTCAAGATGCTTCCATGAATGAACACAAGCTTGGGATGATTCGGCAAATTCCACCTATACGAAGCTGAAAGATCATCCAAGACAACAATTTTTTCAGCATTCGCGTCAATCAACCTTCGAACCAAATTACTTCCGATACACCCAGAGCCACCAGTAATCAATACACATTTTCCTTCATAATGGCTCATAAAAGACTCCATACTCGCAAACTCCTAAACGTTATAGAACTTTCGCATCCACTTTATAGTTCGTGGGATTCCCTCTTCTAATGGCACAGTAATCTTGTGATTCAAGTCTCTTACAGCTTTAGAAGAGTCCGGCTTCTTAACCCTCGTAGTAAAAGGCTCAGCCTCTCCGTATGTAACCTTAGAGTCGCTCTTCCCAAGATTCTTCAAAATCAGGTCTGATAGATACTTAATTTCATATTGCCGTTCGCTTCCAAGATTATAGACTTCGCCTGGCTTGAAGCTGTCAATAATGTTAGCGAATGTCCTGCAAATGTCCTCTACGTACTCGAATGTCCGCTTATGACCAAGAAAAACCGTGTATAGTTGATCATGCAAAGCCTTGAAAATGAACTTAGGAACAACCCCTCTATACGGCGTATAATGCTCTCTTGGACCATAAACATTAAACAAACGGACTCTAACGGTTTCTGTTCCAAACATGCCCGCCGAATTAAGTATCTGCAACTCATTAACCCACTTAGCTATCGCGTAATCGTTCATCTGTTTAATCGGAATCTTCTCCATAACATCCTCACTCATAACGCCATCGTAGTCACCATAGACCTCTGCACTACCGAAAAAGATCATTCGAAACTTTTTCTTCTCCTGAAGCTTGATAACGTTTTTAGTTCCCACAGCGTTCGTAAGCCACAGGTTTTCGTAGTAGTCTTCACCGTTCCATCTGCCGTACTCTGCAGCAGCATGATAAACATAATCAAAATCATGCTTCGCAAACATACGTTCAACTTGTCTAAACCTGCCCACATCACAACGAACATAATTCTCCATCTCTGCGTGCATAAGGTCACAAGCCCAAACATCATACCCACGTTTCTCCAATTCGGCTACTAAATTCGACCCGATGAACCCCCGCCCACCCGTCACCAAAACCTTAACAATTGACCTAGTCAATTTTCTCTTTTAGCACCTTAACTATTCTTTCCGCAGCGTCACCATCACCAAACGGATTCTCCCAGTTGTTGTTGCCACTGAGCATTAACTTTGTCTTATCCACAATTTCGTAAGGATCAGTTCCAGCTAGCACGTTAGCTCCGACCTCCAAAGTCTCAGGCCTCTCAGTATTGTACCTCAAAGTTACACACGGAACCCCTAGAATACACGCTTCCTCCTGCACGCCCCCCGAATCTGTCAAAACAAGTTTAGCATTACTCTCAAGATGCAGGAACTCCAGATAATCCAAAGGCTCGACAAACGTAACCCCATTCACCTCAACATCGAACACTCTAAGCTGCTTCTTAGCTCTAGGATGAATCGGATACACAACCTTGAAACCAAACTCTTCCTGCACCAATTCCAAACCCTTCAGAATCCCGCGGAATCTTTTCTCATTATCAACATTCTCTTGACGATGAACCGTGACCAAAAAGTAACCCTCATCATCAACGCCAAAATGGTTATGAATGCCATCTTTCCTCTTTGATATCTCCAAATTCTGATAAACAGCGTCAACAACCGTGTTGCCAGTCACAAAAATCTTGTCTTCAGAAATCCCTTCACCAAGCAGTATCTGCCTAGACTTCTCAGTAGGTACAAACAACAAATCTGAACAATGATCTGCTAAGACTCTGTTGACTTCCTCAGGCATCTCCCGGTCATAACTTCTCAAACCAGCCTCCACATGCCCAACCTTAACACCAAGCTTCGACGCAGCTAAGGCCCCAGCAAGAACAGTGTTAGTGTCACCTTCAACCAAAACACAGTCCGGCTCCTCCCTCCGAAGAACCCTCTCAATCCCAATCAGCATCCTCCCAGTCTGCTCCCCATGAGTCCCCGACCCCACATCAAGATTATACTCTGCCTCAGGCAATTCAAGCTGCTCAAAGAAAACCCGATCCATATTATACGAATAATGCTGCCCCGTATGAAGAACAAAATAATCCAAGCCTAAACGTTCACATTCACGAATAATAGGTGAGAACTTAATAATCTCAGGACGAGTGCCCAGAACGATAGAAATCTTCACTCTTGACAGCCTTCCTTCTTAATCCTTCGACACTTGAAAATCACCGTTCCCCCACGCGTGTAAGGCTCGCCAGGATCAACGCATTGAATATACGCGTGCTCTCTATCTCCAGGCTTCGACAACCCCAACCCAACAGGATCGTCACCTCTCTCCAGCACCAACACATAATGCAACAGCGAAGAAAGCGCGTGCACACACAAAGCATCAGTCTTTCCCAAAACTATCTCAGGATCATCAATCACTATTTTATCGCCAACCTTATGCACAGGACAGTAGCCACGTATCTCGCAAACCTCTATTTCCAGCACCAAGTCACTCTTCACGCTTTGCATTAGTTTTTTCTGCAAGCCGCAAAATAGCATACAGCGTAATTGCAGTGGACAAGGCAAAGAACCCCATTAACATGAAGGTCATTGAAGCCAACGCTATGTTCGTAACTATTTGACGTCCTACGGAGTAGATTTGCAGCATCCAAATCCCAAAAAACATGCCTATTGCCAATAAGATGATACCAGGTACTCCAAGGAAAACTAGAGGCCTTTCCTCTACAATCAACCTTACAAGAGACCATACAACACTTGCCCCATGCCTAAATGGATTTTGCGTCGATGTCTTCTCTACACCCGAATAATTACATTCAAGCGGAACCTCCACAAGGCGTAACCCTTGCTCCTTGGCTTTGAACAAAACCTCAACACTCACACCCATCCCATTTTCAAGAAGCAACAACTTTTCCAAAGCAGCCCTACTGTACGCCCGACAACCATTCTGAGCATCAGTGATGACGCACTTCGAGGCAGCAGTAGTCAGCTTGGTAATCGCCTTTATGCCCACCCGCCTGTAAAACGGAAGCCCATTGCCACCGTTCTTCTGCATCCCATCTAAAAACCTAGATCCTATAACCACGTCTGCCTTATCGTCAAGGATTGGTTGAATCAACAACGAGGTTTTACTAACATCATGTTGTCCATCACCGTCAAGCGTCACCAAAATGTCCGCACTTAACCTTTTTGTTTCCTTAAACAACGACTGCACAGCAGCCCCATATCCCTTGTTAACATCATGCCTAACAACAATAGCTCCAAGCCGCTCAGCAATCTCACCGGTCGAATCTGAAGATCCATCATCACAAACCACGACAACATCTGCATACTTCTGAGCGTCCAAAACCACCCGCGCAATACTTCTCTCCTCATTATACGCCGGAATACCAATAGCAATCAAAGGCTTCTCAACCAACACCGCGCCTTTTTCAAATTCACCCTTGACTTCTTCCACAGTCACCAATAGCTTCTAACCCCCGTACTCATAAACCGAAATCCTACCAGCGCTAAAAACCTCCTCAAAGCCTTGAGGAACCTTGAAACCATACCAGCCAATGTCAGTATTCCACCACACAAGCCAAAAACGACCATAACCACGTTCAGCCGCCAAACTAACTGCACCGAAAACATCGTTCTTAAAGAACACAATAGTATGCTGTTCATCCAGAGAAAATCTAGCCCAATAGAAGAGTGCATCATGAGCCAAAAAACAAGAACTACCATCCATCGTTACATCTACCCATCGAAACGCCTCAACCGTACCATCCACATCGCTTAAAGGAACAGCATTAGAGAGCATAGTTGAAGGCAAATAGTTCACTGTAGTGGGAAGACCGAAAACTCCACCCCTCCCGAATAATGTTGGCGAAGTCATAAAAACGAAGCCGCAAACCACAGAAGCCAACACCAACCCCTTAGCCACTCTCTTCGAAACCTTCAACGAACCAAAATGACGAAACGACACAGCAACAGGCTTAACCGAGTGCAAAACCCTCACAAAGCCATTAGCCGCATAATAAGTCAACGGAAACACCAACATAAGCATCAACCTGTTCCACAAGTCCAAAGCAAAAAAGGGCAGTACCAAGCAGCCGAAGGCTCCTACGCAAAGCAGAATCATCCAAGCGTCCACCGCCGGATGTCTGAAAAAACCCACAATTGCAAGAGGAAGAATCGCGACGTACAATAACGCAAACAGCGAAGCAACAGAGGCTGCCAAATCAAGATAAGTTGGATAGTACTGAACAGTGTCAACTACGCTAAGATAGTTTGTAAAGAAACGCAGCAGCCCAGAATAATGTCCCTGACTCTGAAAGACCCTCAAAACATTCGACTGGACAACGGAGTACCTCGGAGAAATTATTGGAAAAACACTTACGACGAAGACCCCCGCAGCTGGCAAAGTGGCCGCGAGAACCTTCAGAGCCGTACGACCTCTCGCTCTAAGCAGATGTGAAGCCGCAACACCTAAGACAGACACAAACAACAGCACTGAGCCGTACTCGTGGCTAAAAACAACTAAAACCGATAAGACGCTAAATAACGCCAAGCTTTTCAAGTCAAGTTTATCCTTCAAAATCCAAGGCAGCGTGAAAAGCAAAACTCCTAACCCCAACATGTTCCTGTAAAAATGCCACGAAATCCCAAGAATAGCAACTTGAAACGAAAACAGCCCCGCCGCAAACAAGCTTTTCCTTGCTGACCAGTTAAAAGCCTTGGTCGCCAAATAATATACTCCACACACATTTAACCCAAAAAGCAGCGGCATAGCTATCTTTAGCAGAAGAAACGGCTCAACCCTCAACAAACTATACCCAGACACCAACAAAGCATACAGAAGCCAACCACTGAAAACTCCGCTCCAATGAGCCCACACAACCCCCTCCTCAATCCTCCAAGCATAATAAATCGTGTCAAAGCCAATCGGATACGGATAAGACAGCAGCTCCGGAATCGCCCTAACGGCCACCCCAAATGCAAACGCCATCAACAACCCAGTTCTCACCGAAGGACGAAAAGCGGAAAGCCAATTCTCAACCCTTATCACAACAAAACTCCCATTCTTGCTACTGATCTCAAGATGCAAAAGACCGAAGACCCTGCTCAGTTTTCTCCAATTGCGTGAAGCCATGCGCTAATACAGCCTGATTTGCAGGGGTCTCTTCTTTCCACTGATCCAGCAAGCCTTGCAAACCCATCTCCAACGAAATCTTCGGCTCATACCCCAAGCCTTCCCTTACCTTCGCAATATCTGCAAAACTATGCTTCAAATCGCCCACACGTGCTGCTTCATACGTGATTTCCACATGGTTGCCCACAAGCTCCACAAGAGTCTTAGCTAACTCGCTTATTCTAACCGATCGTCCATACGCCACATTAAACACCTGACCGCCAGCATCCTTAACGTTTAGAGCCAACCAAACAGCCTCAGCAACATCAAAAACATGAACAAAATCCCTCGTCTGCGAACCATCACCATAGACAACCAGAGGCCTGTCAGAAAACAGATTCTCGAAAAACCTAGTTATGACGCCGCTATACATGTCTTCTCTCCTCTGCCTAGGCCCATACACGTTAAAGGGACGCAACACAACAGTCTCCAACCCATACGAACGC
Proteins encoded in this region:
- a CDS encoding polysaccharide deacetylase family protein, with amino-acid sequence MKLATWRNLIRHDEIDCALAGLEETVSVMNKLACPATYFLEGVFCKILSKKVKNLLCHDSEIGSHGFSHESYTRFWPKGNWFSKSEVERSLRKSILLIKQFSGEDVRSFRAPFLALEGRWLTIMHKYGITADSSLYNIAYGFSSTPYHSSFDDLSRLGAAPVWQVPITVYPMPRKSPLSSPYLPILGIEENRFRTFLNELRGSSSKEMVRIIVTIFHPWELFEGSNRAKSRARIKLNRLVELIELTRECGGDILTVHNLIKRLEAEPSKM
- a CDS encoding glycosyltransferase, whose protein sequence is MGCTKKDSDENCEKLSLALGTIAQVSVIIPTWDSQEYIEDCICSILNQSYKNIEIIVIDRFSTDDTLEIVKRHRGVRILLKGGGRSAQRNYGARYAAGQFLLFIDSDEFATPELIQECVSLCSSEKIDAIYVTTFDTGNSYIAKSRILGDIIAYYSLKNRVNLPNSPIRFCRSSVFEDIGGFDPELVIGEDVVFGEKINQKNYAVARAKNVIVHHTSESIRKEFLKKYNYGKNLRNFTRKSRFVSESYTKVFLLYLLSFQKHPRYARYLPGFVSAKLLQVFGLLIGYLLYSF
- a CDS encoding glycosyltransferase encodes the protein MKLLRGLLEEGIKSKFMLQGKGELASYIESAIMELSLKNVRLMKKTLSRSEVAELLSKADTLILPLRDLGKPYLGISSKLYEYQAVGKPIICCAEGQPTEYVKETNSGIVVKPGNYKKLAEAIFLLKENHEKAREMGRKGRKNVERYVTINVIGLELKSILERTQLYPHSTR
- a CDS encoding class I SAM-dependent methyltransferase, with amino-acid sequence MSVKDEINVYARAQVSPVTGETESYDAAVFPNVIRRREIDLIKSEIEAARPSMILDYGCGGGWLSLLLFKWGFDIVGVDISANMARNAKLVCPRAEFIVCDGAKLPFRDAVFDCIIGISILHHFSDIGQVWSSLKRVLVNNSEFMFMEPNLLNPLSAVGRKLFPMEAHTKGEKQFTPESLRKMLSLADFAVRRYVGLFFFAFPVARLLKIAGIKLHPSLVKVIYLLESFLEIVPGVRYLNSTIVAVGTTSK
- a CDS encoding glycosyltransferase family 4 protein yields the protein MLIIGQYFPPDLGGAATRAYNAAKGLVLNGCRVTVITAFPHYPHGKIPKKYRWLPIKVEHFGRMRVVRTFILPLESTGLARRIILFVSFMISSLFALPFVGKIDVIWAANPDIISLIPALVYGKMKRKPVTSNVDDLLLKDLYDLEFMKEGSTLSKAAELVARMVYGKAKAITPISPGYVDYISKKYHVERRKMYVVRGGVDLTVFKPNASHWAGRAKKFRVLYSGAFSVAYDFEQVLKAAKIVQEKDDGVEFVLQGRGELADTVRSKIGELKLKNVKVIEKVFSREEVAGLLSLADALILPLKDFGEPYLGMSSKLYEYQGVEKPIICCAEGQPADYVEETKSGIVVRPGDHERLAEVVVSLRGDLGRMMEMGRRGKRHVENYLTIKMIGFELKKILSMVRKQ
- a CDS encoding NAD-dependent epimerase/dehydratase family protein → MSHYEGKCVLITGGSGCIGSNLVRRLIDANAEKIVVLDDLSASYRWNLPNHPKLVFIHGSILNEEHLKHAFSAKPQYVFHLAAHFANQNSVDHPETDLLVNGQGTLKVLQYSNLVGVEKFVFASSGCSVYGSQAPLPLKEDFVSLHLDTPYQIHKLLGELYCYYFHNYYGLPVAIARYFNVYGPGEVPGRYRNVIPNFTWLALNKKVLPITGTGEETRDFTFVDDIVDGTLRLGTINEAAGEAINLASETETRVIDLANWINELTGNEAGTVLGPKRNWDKVVKRRASIEKARKILGYEPRTKISDGLEKTLGWFRENWDNIGRCVN
- a CDS encoding NAD(P)-dependent oxidoreductase — encoded protein: MTRSIVKVLVTGGRGFIGSNLVAELEKRGYDVWACDLMHAEMENYVRCDVGRFRQVERMFAKHDFDYVYHAAAEYGRWNGEDYYENLWLTNAVGTKNVIKLQEKKKFRMIFFGSAEVYGDYDGVMSEDVMEKIPIKQMNDYAIAKWVNELQILNSAGMFGTETVRVRLFNVYGPREHYTPYRGVVPKFIFKALHDQLYTVFLGHKRTFEYVEDICRTFANIIDSFKPGEVYNLGSERQYEIKYLSDLILKNLGKSDSKVTYGEAEPFTTRVKKPDSSKAVRDLNHKITVPLEEGIPRTIKWMRKFYNV
- the wecB gene encoding UDP-N-acetylglucosamine 2-epimerase (non-hydrolyzing) gives rise to the protein MKISIVLGTRPEIIKFSPIIRECERLGLDYFVLHTGQHYSYNMDRVFFEQLELPEAEYNLDVGSGTHGEQTGRMLIGIERVLRREEPDCVLVEGDTNTVLAGALAASKLGVKVGHVEAGLRSYDREMPEEVNRVLADHCSDLLFVPTEKSRQILLGEGISEDKIFVTGNTVVDAVYQNLEISKRKDGIHNHFGVDDEGYFLVTVHRQENVDNEKRFRGILKGLELVQEEFGFKVVYPIHPRAKKQLRVFDVEVNGVTFVEPLDYLEFLHLESNAKLVLTDSGGVQEEACILGVPCVTLRYNTERPETLEVGANVLAGTDPYEIVDKTKLMLSGNNNWENPFGDGDAAERIVKVLKEKID
- a CDS encoding TIGR04076 family protein, with amino-acid sequence MQSVKSDLVLEIEVCEIRGYCPVHKVGDKIVIDDPEIVLGKTDALCVHALSSLLHYVLVLERGDDPVGLGLSKPGDREHAYIQCVDPGEPYTRGGTVIFKCRRIKKEGCQE
- a CDS encoding glycosyltransferase family 2 protein; this translates as MTVEEVKGEFEKGAVLVEKPLIAIGIPAYNEERSIARVVLDAQKYADVVVVCDDGSSDSTGEIAERLGAIVVRHDVNKGYGAAVQSLFKETKRLSADILVTLDGDGQHDVSKTSLLIQPILDDKADVVIGSRFLDGMQKNGGNGLPFYRRVGIKAITKLTTAASKCVITDAQNGCRAYSRAALEKLLLLENGMGVSVEVLFKAKEQGLRLVEVPLECNYSGVEKTSTQNPFRHGASVVWSLVRLIVEERPLVFLGVPGIILLAIGMFFGIWMLQIYSVGRQIVTNIALASMTFMLMGFFALSTAITLYAILRLAEKTNAKREE